The following coding sequences lie in one Metallumcola ferriviriculae genomic window:
- the murJ gene encoding murein biosynthesis integral membrane protein MurJ, translating into MKKSNTIARAAGVVLIMNLISRVLGFGRDAVIAGQYGASAATDAYWVAYTIPFFLQAIFGVAFVSVMVPIFMPYISPEKREEGWQVAGGIVNLTAIILLIFTIAGYLAAPWLVRLTAPGFEGELFTLTTDLTRVMFPSIVFMGLGMLVTGILNAFKIFGLPAFAPGAANLVIIAAVILFGASYNIYAVAWGTVAGFMVFLLIQLPVLKRQGFNYRPGFNLGHPAVHRFITSVWAVVLGMSVNQIYLALNRVFASNLEAGSISALNFAYRLMTLPLGIFIAAVATAIFPALAQYAGEGQRQQMAQTLQRGLRMVLLVSIPAAVGLAVLNVPLVKILFQRGAFSAGDTLMTADSLFYFAFGLPALGINLVATRVYYALDDVRTPLYTGMFSVLINVIFSLLLLAPLQAAGLALADTLAAFTNALLMLYFLQRKEKVFAAAQLARPTAKIVAVSLIMGAAALGTFVWGQAILPSATLYYLLSTLLAVAAGTVLFALGMVLTRVEEAAEAYQTVIRRLKPKRQR; encoded by the coding sequence ATGAAAAAAAGTAACACCATTGCCCGGGCTGCGGGCGTGGTGCTGATAATGAACTTAATCAGCAGAGTGCTTGGCTTTGGCCGGGATGCGGTGATTGCCGGCCAATACGGCGCATCCGCTGCTACTGATGCCTATTGGGTGGCTTATACCATCCCTTTTTTTCTGCAGGCAATTTTCGGTGTGGCTTTTGTTTCGGTAATGGTACCCATCTTTATGCCCTATATCTCCCCGGAAAAGAGAGAAGAAGGGTGGCAGGTGGCGGGTGGTATAGTCAACCTCACGGCAATCATTCTGCTCATCTTTACAATAGCAGGATATTTAGCTGCACCATGGTTGGTGCGCCTTACTGCACCAGGCTTTGAGGGGGAGCTGTTTACCCTTACCACTGATTTGACTCGAGTGATGTTTCCATCTATTGTCTTCATGGGTTTGGGGATGCTTGTTACTGGAATTCTCAATGCGTTTAAGATATTCGGTCTGCCTGCCTTTGCGCCCGGGGCCGCTAACTTGGTCATTATTGCGGCGGTGATACTCTTCGGTGCATCCTATAATATTTATGCGGTGGCTTGGGGAACGGTGGCCGGTTTTATGGTATTTCTTTTGATACAACTGCCGGTGTTGAAAAGGCAGGGCTTTAACTACCGGCCAGGCTTTAACCTAGGTCATCCGGCGGTGCACCGCTTTATTACCAGTGTTTGGGCAGTGGTATTGGGTATGTCTGTCAATCAGATTTACCTGGCGCTGAACCGTGTCTTTGCTTCTAATTTGGAGGCGGGGAGCATCTCTGCGCTTAACTTTGCCTATCGTCTAATGACCCTTCCTTTAGGAATTTTTATAGCAGCAGTAGCCACAGCCATATTTCCCGCTTTGGCTCAGTATGCAGGAGAGGGGCAGCGTCAGCAAATGGCCCAAACGCTGCAGCGGGGTCTCCGCATGGTACTGCTGGTATCGATACCGGCAGCGGTGGGATTGGCTGTACTGAATGTGCCGCTGGTCAAAATATTATTTCAGCGCGGTGCTTTTAGTGCCGGGGATACATTAATGACTGCTGACTCTTTGTTTTACTTTGCTTTCGGCTTACCGGCTTTAGGTATTAATTTAGTAGCTACCAGGGTGTACTATGCTCTGGACGATGTGCGCACTCCGCTATATACGGGAATGTTTTCTGTGCTGATAAATGTGATATTCAGCTTACTGCTGTTAGCACCGCTTCAGGCGGCAGGATTGGCATTAGCCGATACGCTGGCTGCTTTTACTAATGCGCTATTAATGCTTTACTTTTTGCAGCGCAAAGAAAAAGTATTTGCAGCCGCGCAGTTAGCCCGCCCGACAGCGAAAATAGTGGCCGTTTCTCTGATTATGGGTGCTGCTGCACTGGGCACTTTCGTCTGGGGCCAAGCTATTTTACCCTCTGCGACACTCTATTATTTGTTAAGCACTTTACTGGCGGTAGCTGCAGGTACCGTGCTGTTTGCCCTGGGGATGGTGCTGACCCGGGTGGAAGAAGCGGCGGAAGCATACCAAACGGTCATCCGACGCCTAAAACCAAAGCGGCAACGATAG
- the fabZ gene encoding 3-hydroxyacyl-ACP dehydratase FabZ, which translates to MLDIEQIKKILPHRYPFLLIDRVLEMEEGKRVVAVKNVTANEPFFQGHFPEYSVMPGVLIIEAMAQTGAVGLLSKEEFHGKIAFFTGIDNAKFRRQVVPGDQLRLEVEFTALRGGFGKGKGKAFVGGELAAEAEIKFAVQS; encoded by the coding sequence ATTTTGGATATAGAACAAATTAAGAAAATATTGCCTCACCGGTACCCCTTCTTATTAATTGACCGGGTGTTGGAAATGGAGGAAGGAAAACGGGTAGTGGCTGTAAAGAATGTCACTGCGAACGAACCGTTTTTCCAGGGGCATTTCCCCGAATACTCGGTGATGCCGGGGGTTTTGATTATTGAGGCCATGGCCCAGACCGGTGCTGTGGGTCTTTTAAGCAAAGAGGAATTCCACGGTAAGATTGCGTTCTTCACAGGGATAGATAATGCAAAATTCCGTCGTCAGGTGGTACCCGGTGATCAACTGCGGTTGGAGGTTGAGTTTACCGCTTTACGCGGCGGCTTCGGTAAAGGGAAAGGTAAGGCTTTTGTGGGGGGCGAATTGGCTGCTGAAGCAGAAATTAAGTTTGCTGTTCAAAGTTAG
- a CDS encoding glycosyltransferase family 4 protein → MYLILAALAVAFIIVYVLTPHLIKVAGRVGAMDSPDDRKVHQQAMPRIGGLAIFIGFVSAVLLFIPLTGEIKALLVGGAVVLLFGVVDDIKGISPKVKLFGQIAAAIIVTMGGIRVDFITNPFDGMILLGKLAVPVTVFWIVGVTNALNLIDGLDGLAAGTSAIAAVTISLVAAVQGQTAVAVMALVLAVSIMGFLKYNFHPAQIFMGDSGSMFLGFTLASMAVMGLTKGATVISLFIPIVVLGIPIFDTFFAIVRRYLQGKPIFQADKGHLHHRLLDMGFSHKQTVLAIYGVNLTLGGSGVLLSLVTTEQSLWILLAISVLAVIGANKVVVAGKRSLPDHSFRQTEKF, encoded by the coding sequence ATGTATCTGATATTAGCAGCATTGGCTGTTGCATTTATAATTGTATATGTCCTTACACCGCATCTTATTAAAGTGGCGGGCCGGGTAGGTGCCATGGACAGCCCGGATGACCGCAAGGTTCACCAGCAGGCGATGCCCCGCATTGGCGGTTTGGCTATTTTTATCGGCTTTGTTAGCGCTGTGCTTTTATTTATCCCGCTGACAGGGGAGATTAAAGCCCTTTTGGTGGGCGGCGCCGTGGTGCTGCTTTTTGGTGTGGTGGATGATATCAAGGGGATATCACCTAAGGTGAAATTGTTTGGCCAGATTGCTGCGGCTATAATCGTTACCATGGGTGGGATACGGGTAGACTTTATTACTAATCCTTTTGACGGAATGATTCTGCTGGGCAAACTGGCAGTACCGGTAACTGTCTTTTGGATAGTTGGTGTGACTAATGCCTTAAATTTAATTGATGGGCTGGACGGCCTTGCCGCTGGTACTTCTGCCATTGCGGCAGTGACCATCTCTTTGGTAGCGGCGGTACAGGGTCAAACTGCGGTTGCGGTGATGGCGTTAGTGTTGGCAGTGAGCATTATGGGCTTTTTGAAATATAACTTTCACCCGGCGCAGATTTTTATGGGTGACAGCGGTTCTATGTTTCTAGGATTTACACTGGCTTCCATGGCAGTGATGGGATTGACCAAGGGTGCTACAGTGATTTCCCTGTTTATCCCGATTGTGGTGTTAGGCATTCCTATTTTTGATACTTTTTTTGCAATCGTGCGGCGCTATCTTCAAGGGAAGCCGATTTTTCAGGCAGACAAGGGTCACTTGCACCACCGGCTGTTGGATATGGGCTTTAGCCATAAACAAACGGTGCTGGCTATTTACGGGGTTAATCTTACCTTAGGCGGCAGCGGAGTGCTACTATCCCTGGTTACCACCGAGCAAAGCCTTTGGATATTACTTGCTATCAGCGTGCTGGCGGTGATCGGTGCAAATAAGGTCGTGGTTGCCGGTAAGCGCAGTCTGCCAGACCATAGTTTCCGGCAAACTGAAAAATTTTAA
- a CDS encoding NDP-sugar synthase has translation MKNVQELVKSNVYIWRILVFVDSQLAFMGVSVIKAMIMAAGVGSRLEPLTHAVPKPMVPILDKPVMEYIVRLLKQHGVTDIIANLHYLPDKIKEYFFDGSDFGVKMHYSLEEELLGTAGGVKNNEWFLDETFIVISGDALTNIDITAAYAYHKRKQALATIVLKEVDDVSQFGVVALDSQGKISQFQEKPAPEQAISNLANTGIYIFEPEIFKYIPPATFFDFGKDLFPKLVERELPFYGVDIGHYWSDIGTILNYIQGNFDMAAGKVQGIKKDISLWHPEAVIEEPGDILGPVFLGRGAYIERGAIISGPAVIGEHCHIKSGTVVDKSIIWPHTKVGNQSQLFGCVVGYKVIIGDNVTVKHGAVLGSGCTLSEETVAAGDLVWPNKMNVKSDLA, from the coding sequence ATGAAAAATGTTCAAGAATTAGTAAAAAGTAATGTTTATATCTGGCGCATCTTAGTGTTTGTAGATAGCCAGTTGGCTTTTATGGGGGTGAGTGTAATTAAAGCAATGATTATGGCAGCCGGGGTGGGATCAAGGCTTGAGCCCTTAACACATGCGGTGCCAAAGCCCATGGTGCCAATATTGGATAAACCGGTAATGGAATACATAGTGCGTTTGCTGAAGCAACATGGAGTAACTGACATTATAGCTAACTTGCACTATTTACCGGATAAAATTAAGGAGTATTTTTTTGATGGGTCTGATTTCGGAGTTAAGATGCATTACTCTTTGGAAGAGGAATTGCTGGGGACTGCGGGTGGAGTAAAGAATAATGAGTGGTTTCTGGATGAAACATTTATAGTAATTAGCGGTGACGCTTTGACTAATATAGATATTACTGCTGCATACGCCTATCACAAGCGGAAGCAGGCCTTGGCGACAATCGTGCTAAAAGAAGTGGATGATGTCAGTCAGTTTGGTGTGGTTGCATTAGATTCTCAAGGAAAGATTAGTCAATTTCAAGAGAAGCCGGCACCAGAACAAGCGATTAGCAATTTGGCGAACACTGGTATTTATATTTTCGAGCCGGAAATTTTTAAATATATTCCTCCAGCCACATTTTTTGATTTTGGTAAGGATCTTTTCCCTAAACTGGTGGAAAGAGAACTTCCTTTTTACGGCGTAGATATCGGTCACTACTGGTCGGATATAGGCACTATTTTAAACTATATCCAGGGGAATTTTGATATGGCAGCGGGCAAGGTGCAGGGTATTAAAAAGGACATTAGTTTGTGGCACCCGGAAGCAGTAATAGAAGAACCCGGCGACATATTGGGACCGGTTTTTCTGGGCCGAGGTGCATATATCGAGCGCGGTGCCATTATATCCGGTCCTGCTGTTATTGGGGAGCACTGCCATATAAAATCCGGAACAGTGGTGGATAAAAGCATAATTTGGCCCCATACCAAGGTCGGTAATCAGTCTCAGCTATTCGGGTGTGTTGTAGGATATAAAGTCATCATCGGTGACAATGTCACTGTAAAGCATGGTGCAGTGCTGGGAAGTGGCTGCACCTTATCTGAGGAAACAGTGGCTGCCGGTGATTTAGTATGGCCGAACAAAATGAATGTAAAGTCAGATTTAGCATAG
- a CDS encoding O-antigen ligase family protein has protein sequence MGKKYQSSYRKNLTFMDLLLMSIVIFSPFFRGLYFEAEFLFFHLLTAATFVWFAKQAVDRKAFTFFRAAPDFFSAGLLLAYFISFLFAVNHRLAVMESMKMLTYFLVYWVAAYGINDGIKVNKYLQAIFCSGTIVSLLGLGAAFGTFNLTAAVIDGIITSTLQYKNSFGIFLVVINLIGLYFLIREESMLKRYLYGSANLLVFLALLGSQSRGAWLIYPLVLLLAFAGIAGEHRRVFVQSAFIQFIAAFAVAAPTFRAISSSAAAGWLWVLAGIVLVIGLEFAAAKLFAGRMLTVPRTAVVICSVAVLIVVFFFMARPEVITVTAQKVLPKQLAQRVQTINLNVHQVQERFAFYKDALKIVKEHPIIGIGGRGWRTAYQAYQSYYYVSKEIHSYYFKVLVETGFVGLTMLLGWLFSVIIIGFKNTFKTKGDERSLNAILTIAIITIAAHSIIDFNLSLGAISILLWFLAGLSTRYNRLKPSKPSNEKVKVPEVVQWSVIGLLAALLILIPGSLAVGRHYAGEAVSAMSKGNIQAAERLFEKAAAFDPLTASYKGDLAQLAYQQGRLVVRSDRKKAEEYFQSALKLVNSAVKLDPYNRDILYVKAEILSPTGQVDEAIAEVKKGISLGPYVTDSYTKLARTYFIVARYSMERDQYPKALEYAKQLVGVETLLRDTMNQVEDKYLKLWVTQPQLKVTPELALYLGQAYAFLGNYQRAAENFEIAAAEKSLKNEALLWWGVALEQEGKKEAASVKLRQVFKLNPDLKVQLGVIQNMLREFEEVR, from the coding sequence ATGGGGAAGAAGTATCAATCTTCTTATAGAAAGAATTTAACATTTATGGATTTGCTGCTAATGAGTATTGTCATCTTTTCGCCCTTTTTTAGGGGCCTTTATTTTGAGGCGGAATTTTTATTCTTTCATCTGCTTACGGCAGCCACTTTCGTGTGGTTTGCCAAGCAAGCAGTTGACCGGAAGGCATTTACTTTTTTTCGGGCAGCGCCTGATTTCTTCAGTGCGGGGCTGTTATTAGCTTATTTTATATCTTTCTTATTTGCTGTCAATCATCGTTTGGCAGTTATGGAAAGCATGAAGATGCTCACTTATTTCTTGGTATATTGGGTGGCTGCTTACGGGATAAATGACGGGATAAAGGTCAATAAGTATCTCCAAGCAATTTTTTGCAGCGGTACGATAGTTTCTTTGCTGGGTCTGGGCGCTGCCTTTGGTACTTTTAATCTGACCGCAGCAGTGATAGACGGCATCATTACTTCCACGCTGCAATATAAAAATAGTTTTGGGATTTTTCTAGTAGTGATAAATTTGATTGGCCTATATTTTTTAATACGAGAAGAGAGCATGCTCAAAAGATACTTGTATGGCAGCGCTAATCTGCTAGTTTTTCTCGCGCTATTGGGAAGTCAGTCCCGAGGCGCATGGCTGATTTATCCTTTGGTTTTGCTGCTGGCTTTTGCGGGTATTGCCGGTGAGCACCGGCGTGTTTTTGTTCAGTCAGCTTTTATCCAATTCATTGCAGCTTTCGCGGTGGCTGCTCCAACATTTCGAGCTATAAGCAGTTCAGCAGCTGCGGGGTGGTTATGGGTATTAGCCGGGATAGTGTTGGTAATAGGACTCGAATTTGCTGCTGCTAAGCTTTTTGCTGGGCGCATGCTGACAGTACCGCGAACAGCCGTAGTTATCTGCAGTGTTGCCGTGCTCATAGTAGTATTTTTCTTTATGGCCCGGCCCGAGGTAATTACCGTTACTGCTCAAAAAGTACTACCAAAGCAATTGGCCCAAAGGGTGCAAACCATAAATCTAAATGTGCACCAAGTACAGGAACGTTTTGCTTTTTATAAGGATGCTTTAAAAATTGTCAAAGAACATCCGATCATAGGGATAGGCGGGCGCGGCTGGCGCACCGCTTATCAGGCATATCAAAGCTATTATTATGTTTCTAAAGAAATACACAGTTACTATTTTAAAGTATTAGTGGAAACCGGTTTTGTGGGTTTGACTATGCTTCTTGGCTGGTTATTTTCCGTAATCATTATAGGGTTTAAGAATACTTTCAAGACTAAGGGAGACGAACGATCCCTAAATGCCATCTTAACCATTGCAATTATTACTATTGCTGCACATAGTATCATTGATTTTAACTTATCCTTGGGTGCCATTTCCATACTACTTTGGTTTCTTGCCGGGTTATCTACAAGGTATAACCGGTTAAAACCGTCGAAACCTTCAAATGAAAAGGTTAAAGTACCCGAGGTGGTCCAATGGAGCGTCATAGGGCTGTTGGCTGCGCTGCTTATACTGATTCCCGGAAGTCTTGCGGTGGGCCGTCATTACGCGGGTGAAGCGGTAAGCGCTATGAGCAAGGGAAATATCCAGGCCGCGGAGCGGTTGTTTGAAAAGGCGGCAGCATTTGACCCTTTAACAGCATCATATAAGGGGGACCTGGCCCAATTGGCCTATCAGCAGGGCCGTCTTGTCGTTCGGTCTGATAGAAAAAAAGCAGAGGAATACTTTCAATCTGCTTTGAAACTGGTGAACAGTGCGGTTAAGTTAGATCCGTATAATAGAGACATTCTTTATGTGAAGGCGGAGATATTATCGCCTACGGGGCAGGTGGACGAGGCTATTGCTGAAGTTAAAAAGGGGATTAGCTTAGGCCCTTATGTCACTGACTCTTATACTAAACTAGCAAGGACTTATTTCATTGTAGCCCGCTACTCTATGGAGCGGGACCAGTATCCAAAAGCCTTAGAATACGCTAAGCAGTTGGTGGGTGTAGAAACATTGCTCAGGGACACAATGAATCAGGTGGAAGACAAGTATCTAAAGCTATGGGTAACTCAACCGCAGTTAAAGGTTACGCCGGAATTGGCTTTATACTTGGGTCAGGCCTACGCCTTTCTTGGTAATTACCAGCGGGCTGCCGAAAATTTCGAAATCGCGGCAGCGGAGAAAAGCCTAAAAAATGAAGCCCTGCTTTGGTGGGGCGTGGCCCTTGAACAAGAGGGTAAAAAAGAAGCAGCTTCAGTTAAATTACGGCAGGTTTTTAAGCTGAACCCGGATCTAAAAGTTCAGCTGGGGGTAATACAAAATATGTTAAGAGAATTTGAGGAAGTGAGATAG
- the rfbD gene encoding dTDP-4-dehydrorhamnose reductase — MKVLVTGAGGMLGTDIMHAFKEHNTLGLTKPELDITKIDQVTKTIGQYKPDLVINCAAYTKVDDCEINKDLAFKVNALGPRNLAIACQSQAAAIVHISTDYVFDGTANRPYTEFDSTKPLGVYGQSKFAGEQLIKSLMTRHFIIRTSWLYGANGPNFVETMLRLAKEYSEIKVVNDQQGSPTYTKDLAQAVVELIKTPAYGLYHLTNSGNCTWYQFAKEIFRIEGIDIKVNPCTTEAFPRPAPRPKYSVMENYFWKLHGRPPMRDYKEALKEYLDSRG, encoded by the coding sequence ATGAAGGTATTGGTTACAGGGGCTGGCGGTATGTTGGGTACGGATATTATGCACGCCTTTAAGGAACATAATACCCTGGGTTTGACTAAACCAGAGCTTGATATCACCAAGATTGATCAGGTGACAAAAACTATTGGCCAATACAAGCCGGATTTGGTAATAAATTGTGCCGCTTATACCAAAGTGGATGATTGCGAGATAAATAAGGACCTGGCATTTAAGGTTAATGCACTGGGACCAAGAAATTTGGCGATAGCCTGCCAAAGTCAAGCTGCCGCAATAGTGCATATAAGTACGGATTATGTCTTTGACGGCACCGCTAACCGGCCTTACACCGAATTTGATAGTACCAAGCCGTTGGGAGTTTACGGACAGTCAAAGTTTGCCGGAGAACAACTTATTAAATCATTGATGACAAGACATTTTATCATCAGAACTTCATGGCTTTACGGAGCAAACGGGCCTAACTTCGTTGAGACGATGCTTAGGTTAGCCAAGGAATATTCGGAAATAAAGGTAGTTAATGACCAGCAAGGTTCGCCTACTTATACAAAGGATTTGGCTCAAGCTGTGGTTGAGTTGATTAAAACACCCGCCTATGGGCTGTATCATCTGACCAACAGCGGAAATTGTACCTGGTATCAATTCGCTAAGGAAATATTTAGGATCGAAGGAATAGATATCAAAGTTAATCCCTGTACTACCGAAGCGTTCCCCAGGCCCGCGCCGCGGCCGAAGTATTCGGTAATGGAGAACTATTTCTGGAAACTTCACGGCAGGCCGCCTATGCGGGATTATAAAGAAGCATTAAAAGAATACCTAGATTCAAGGGGGTAA
- the rfbB gene encoding dTDP-glucose 4,6-dehydratase: MSKTVLVTGGAGFIGSNFIKYLLGQLNEVKIINLDCLTYAGNLENLQDVAHDSNYRFVKGDIKNQQLVDELIGQGVDCVVNFAAESHVDRSILGPEEFVQTNIVGTFNLLEACRKHWQGQEGKVFHHVSTDEVYGSLGDSGLFTEETSYDPSSPYSASKAASDHLVRAYHRTYGLPVKITNCSNNYGLYQFPEKLIPIIIMKALAGEPLPIYGKGENVRDWLYVEDHCEAIWTVIEKGEVGKTYNVGGNNEWKNIDIVNKICEVLAEETGKEVRNFTDLITFVKDRPGHDLRYAIDSSKIQRDLGWKPKETFESGLRKTVRWYLANQEWVENIKSGEYQNWLDKNYSER, translated from the coding sequence GTGAGCAAGACTGTACTAGTTACCGGTGGCGCCGGCTTTATCGGTAGCAATTTTATTAAGTATCTACTGGGTCAGCTGAATGAAGTCAAGATAATTAACTTGGACTGCTTAACCTATGCAGGAAACCTTGAGAATTTGCAGGATGTAGCGCATGATTCTAATTATCGGTTTGTTAAAGGAGATATAAAAAATCAGCAGCTCGTAGATGAACTTATTGGACAAGGGGTAGACTGTGTAGTTAACTTTGCGGCCGAAAGCCATGTGGATAGGAGCATTTTAGGACCGGAGGAATTTGTGCAGACAAACATAGTAGGGACTTTTAACCTGCTTGAGGCCTGCCGTAAACACTGGCAGGGTCAAGAGGGGAAAGTATTTCATCATGTCAGTACCGATGAAGTGTACGGTTCTTTAGGTGATAGCGGGCTGTTTACTGAGGAAACAAGCTATGACCCCAGCAGTCCCTATTCCGCATCTAAAGCTGCCAGTGATCACTTGGTAAGGGCATATCACCGAACATATGGCTTGCCGGTCAAAATCACAAATTGTTCCAATAACTACGGACTATACCAATTTCCCGAAAAGCTGATTCCGATTATCATTATGAAAGCCCTGGCAGGGGAGCCGCTTCCCATTTACGGCAAAGGTGAAAATGTCCGCGATTGGCTTTATGTTGAAGATCATTGTGAAGCCATTTGGACAGTAATCGAAAAAGGTGAAGTGGGCAAAACCTACAATGTCGGCGGCAATAACGAGTGGAAGAACATTGATATAGTCAATAAGATATGCGAAGTGCTGGCGGAGGAGACGGGAAAAGAAGTCCGAAATTTCACAGACCTAATAACCTTCGTCAAAGACAGGCCCGGCCATGACCTGCGCTATGCCATAGATTCCAGCAAGATTCAAAGAGATCTGGGCTGGAAGCCTAAAGAAACTTTTGAGAGCGGTTTGCGAAAAACCGTCAGGTGGTACTTAGCAAACCAAGAATGGGTAGAAAACATCAAAAGTGGTGAGTATCAAAATTGGCTGGATAAGAACTACAGCGAACGCTGA
- the rfbA gene encoding glucose-1-phosphate thymidylyltransferase RfbA, whose protein sequence is MKGIILAGGAGTRLYPSTMVTSKQLLPVYDKPMIYYPLSTLMLAGVKEVLIISTPQDTPNFKAILGDGHQIGMSFSYAVQDKPEGIAQAFIIAEEFIGDDNVCLILGDNLFYGHGLPEMLSGAGKLDSGAVVFGYWVSDPERYGVVDFDESGKVLSIEEKPKKPKSHYAVPGLYFYDNQVVEISKNLKPSARGELEITDVNLEYLNQGKLSVELIGRGTAWLDTGTPDSLLEASEFIATIEKRQGLKIACIEEIAYRQGYINKEQFMELVDTLPNGNYSDYLKMLVG, encoded by the coding sequence ATGAAAGGAATAATTTTAGCCGGGGGAGCAGGAACTAGGTTATACCCCAGCACTATGGTAACCAGTAAGCAGCTATTACCGGTCTATGATAAACCAATGATTTACTATCCTTTATCAACGTTGATGCTCGCTGGAGTAAAAGAAGTGTTGATTATTTCCACACCCCAGGATACACCTAATTTTAAAGCTATTTTGGGTGACGGGCATCAAATCGGCATGAGCTTTTCCTATGCAGTCCAGGATAAACCAGAGGGAATTGCCCAGGCTTTTATCATTGCAGAGGAGTTTATCGGCGACGATAATGTCTGTCTGATATTAGGGGACAATCTATTCTACGGGCACGGTCTGCCTGAGATGTTAAGCGGCGCAGGAAAATTGGATAGTGGCGCTGTGGTATTTGGGTATTGGGTAAGCGACCCGGAGAGATATGGCGTGGTGGACTTTGATGAAAGTGGAAAAGTGCTTAGCATTGAGGAAAAGCCTAAAAAGCCAAAGTCCCATTATGCAGTACCAGGACTTTATTTCTATGATAATCAGGTAGTGGAAATTTCTAAAAACCTAAAACCCTCTGCTCGAGGTGAGCTGGAAATAACTGATGTGAATTTGGAGTATTTAAACCAAGGCAAGCTAAGTGTCGAACTGATCGGCAGGGGTACTGCTTGGCTGGATACCGGTACGCCAGATAGTTTATTGGAAGCTTCGGAGTTTATCGCCACTATTGAGAAAAGACAGGGTTTAAAGATTGCCTGTATTGAGGAAATAGCTTACAGGCAAGGATATATAAACAAGGAACAGTTTATGGAATTGGTAGATACTCTACCGAACGGGAATTATAGCGATTACTTAAAAATGCTGGTAGGTTAA
- a CDS encoding dTDP-4-dehydrorhamnose 3,5-epimerase family protein, translating to MEWKKGTIDGVITQKLVKYVDERGFLTETVRLDQLPEGLQPVMSYVSYTEPGVSRGPHEHEEQTDIFAFIGPGNFKVRLWDNREGSETYGKYMEFYVGQDSPTTVVIPPGIVHGYKNVSKTERGMVINYPDRLFMGWGKKELIDEIRHEDDTTSPFQMES from the coding sequence ATGGAGTGGAAAAAAGGCACCATTGACGGAGTTATTACGCAAAAACTGGTAAAATATGTGGACGAGCGGGGTTTTCTAACGGAAACGGTGCGATTAGACCAGTTACCGGAAGGCCTGCAGCCGGTAATGAGTTATGTTTCGTATACTGAACCCGGAGTAAGTAGAGGGCCCCATGAGCATGAGGAACAAACTGATATATTTGCTTTTATTGGTCCCGGTAATTTCAAGGTGAGGTTATGGGATAACCGTGAAGGCAGCGAAACTTACGGTAAATACATGGAATTTTACGTGGGACAAGATAGTCCGACAACTGTTGTTATTCCGCCAGGGATAGTGCATGGATATAAAAATGTGTCAAAGACTGAACGGGGCATGGTTATAAACTACCCTGACAGACTTTTTATGGGTTGGGGCAAAAAAGAACTTATCGATGAAATTAGACATGAAGATGACACAACAAGCCCATTTCAGATGGAGAGCTAG
- a CDS encoding ABC transporter permease, producing MRYFKELVYFINDLINNRKLLLDLTKKDFTANYLGSYLGIIWAFVQPTVTILIFWFVFQVGFKARPVEDVPFILWLMCGMIPWFFFSEGLLTATNSILEKHYLVKNIVFRVALLPIIKIISALFVHLFFIIFLIIMFIAYGYTPNLYYLQLIYYLVATILLVVGLSWITSSLAVFTKDVSQFVNMVLQFGFWLTPIFWSLDMLPERYQFLIKLNPFYYIVTGYRDTLIYHSWFWNSPQLTVYFWAVTFTLLLVGAVLFRRLRPHFADLL from the coding sequence ATGCGGTATTTCAAAGAACTAGTATATTTCATCAATGATTTAATAAATAATAGAAAACTTTTGCTGGATTTAACAAAAAAAGATTTTACTGCAAATTATTTAGGCTCTTATCTGGGCATTATTTGGGCATTTGTCCAACCAACTGTTACGATACTAATCTTTTGGTTTGTTTTTCAAGTAGGGTTTAAGGCGAGACCGGTGGAAGACGTGCCATTTATTCTTTGGCTTATGTGCGGCATGATCCCATGGTTCTTCTTTTCTGAGGGCTTATTAACAGCTACAAATTCAATACTGGAAAAGCACTATCTTGTCAAGAACATAGTGTTCAGGGTAGCATTACTACCCATTATTAAGATTATTTCAGCACTTTTTGTACATTTATTTTTTATTATATTTTTGATTATCATGTTTATTGCTTATGGTTACACCCCTAACCTATATTATCTGCAGCTTATCTATTACTTAGTTGCAACGATATTGTTAGTGGTTGGGTTATCATGGATAACATCTTCTTTAGCAGTTTTTACTAAGGATGTCAGCCAGTTTGTAAATATGGTTCTTCAGTTTGGTTTTTGGTTGACGCCCATTTTTTGGTCATTAGATATGCTGCCGGAAAGATATCAGTTTCTGATAAAACTTAATCCTTTTTACTATATTGTAACAGGTTACCGGGACACATTAATTTATCACAGCTGGTTCTGGAACAGCCCGCAGCTAACCGTGTATTTTTGGGCCGTTACCTTTACTTTGTTACTGGTGGGAGCCGTACTATTCAGGCGGCTGAGACCCCATTTCGCTGACTTACTATGA